A region of Lagenorhynchus albirostris chromosome 20, mLagAlb1.1, whole genome shotgun sequence DNA encodes the following proteins:
- the LOC132510806 gene encoding transmembrane ascorbate-dependent reductase CYB561 encodes MDSPARPAPAPAALLYYVAFSQLLGLAVVAMTGTWLGVYRGGIAWESALQFNVHPLCMVIGLVFLQGDALLVYRVFRNEAKRTTKLLHGLLHVFAFVIALVGLVAVFDYHRKEGYADLYSLHSWCGILVFVLFFVQWLMGFSFFLFPGASFSLRSRYRPQHVFLGGAIFLLSVGTALLGLKEALLFELGTKYSKFEPEGVLANVLGLLLAAFGAVVLYILTRADWKRPLQAEEQALSMDFKTLTEGDSPSSQ; translated from the exons ATGGACAGCCCTGCCCGCCCAGCACCTGCCCCTGCGGCCCTGCTTTACTATGTGGCCTTCTCCCAGCTGCTGGGCCTGGCCGTGGTGGCCATGACTGGCACCTGGCTCGGTGTGTACCGAGGAGGCATCGCCTGGGAGAGCGCCCTGCAGTTCAACGTGCATCCTCTCTGCATGGTCATAGGCCTGGTCTTCTTGCAGGGAGATG CCCTGCTGGTTTACCGCGTCTTCAGGAATGAGGCCAAACGCACCACCAAACTTCTGCACGGGCTGCTGCACGTCTTCGCCTTCGTCATCGCCCTGGTGG GCCTGGTGGCGGTGTTCGACTACCACAGGAAGGAAGGCTACGCCGACCTGTACAGCCTGCACAGCTGGTGTGGCATTCTGGTCTTCGTCCTCTTCTTTGTGCAG tggctcatgggctttagcTTCTTCCTGTTCCCCGGCGCGTCGTTTTCTCTGCGGAGCCGCTACCGGCCGCAGCACGTCTTCCTTGGCGGCGCCATCTTCCTCCTCTCGGTGGGCACCGCCCTGCTGGGCCTGAAGGAGGCGCTGCTGTTCGAGCTCGG GACCAAGTACAGCAAGTTCGAGCCCGAGGGCGTCCTGGCCAACGTGCTGGGCCTGCTGCTGGCCGCCTTCGGCGCGGTCGTGCTCTACATCCTGACCCGCGCCGACTGGAAGCGGCCCCTCCAGGCGGAAGAGCAAGCGCTCTCCATGGACTTCAAGACGCTGACGGAGGGCGACAGCCCCAGCTCCCAGTGA